In one Bactrocera tryoni isolate S06 chromosome 5, CSIRO_BtryS06_freeze2, whole genome shotgun sequence genomic region, the following are encoded:
- the LOC120776653 gene encoding uncharacterized protein LOC120776653 isoform X1 has translation MANARPHAHTIDKRAFWTEFFALYESLPALWDLSNPLYKDRQSKTHGYEMLVMKMREIDPHACREDVLRKINIFRTNYRRECTRIKASNQMGKRYNTSLWYFHMLDFLQSQEFRKERKRVPNSEKKILQRRMARSHSDIEKVRSQLLESPHTSQDSSSEYKMQLNKYEYASDNGNETEEHLEAVQYLDENSFQQQFQNQFRTLTLPNQKQQHIITAPDDDDDIKTIGDADTEDYHEIINIDDSSHTADDMLDVKTVEDCSKNVTAESIASTPSELSQQLLTTRQIKKTPITGIIKEEARGRAVQSSRSGLAISESTEILAKSWAIQYEEMSQEQRIYARKAIAEILFEGCLGNLGRQQNVKTHVNATEPVVSTQYEKDEIMEDNEGVTEHMAEETLLHMDDGNPTYVYAVGGEQMQLHEYIH, from the exons ATGGCGAATGCCCGCCCGCATGCACATACAATTGATAAGCGCGCTTTCTGGACAGAGTTTTTTGCGCTATACGAGAGTTTACCAGCGCTATGGGACCTGAGTAATCCGTTGTATAAGGATCGACAGAGTAAGACACATGGCTATGAGATGTTGGTAATGAAAATGCGCGAAATTGATCCGCATGCATGTCGGGAAGATGTTTTGCGCAAAATCAACATATTTCGTACCAATTATCGACGTGAATGTACACGCATTAAAGCGAGCAATCAAATGGGCAAACGGTATAACACCTCGCTCTGGTACTTTCACATGCTCGACTTTTTGCAGAGCCAAGAGTTTCGTAAAGAGCGAAAGCGTGTGCCGAATAGTGAGAAGAAAATCTTA CAGCGGCGGATGGCGAGATCACATTCGGATATTGAGAAAGTAAGGTCACAGCTTTTGGAATCACCACACACATCACAAGACAGTTCCAGCGAATACAAAATGCAGCTCAACAAATACGAATATGCATCTGACAATGGTAACGAAACAGAGGAGCATTTAGAGGCGGTTCAGTATTTAGATGAGAATTCGTTTCAGCAGCAATTTCAGAATCAATTTCGTACACTTACATTACCCAACCAAAAGCAACAGCATATAATAACAGCGccagatgatgatgatgacatcAAAACGATTGGAGATGCAGACACCGAAGACTATCATGAAATCATCAACATTGATGATTCATCGCATACTGCCGACGATATGTTAGATGTAAAAACTGTCGAAGACTGTAGTAAGAATGTAACTGCTGAATCCATAGCATCTACGCCATCAGAACTGTCACAGCAACTGCTAACGACTAGACAAATCAAAAAGACACCCATAACTGGTATAATTAAAGAAGAGGCGAGAGGACGTGCGGTGCAATCATCTCGATCAGGTCTTGCTATTAGTGAATCTACAGAGATATTAGCGAAATCGTGGGCAATACAGTATGAAGAAATGTCCCAGGAGCAAAGAATTTATGCACGCAAAGCGATAGCTGAAATACTTTTTGAAGGTTGCCTTGGAAATTTAGGACGTCAACAAAATGTCAAAACACATGTTAATGCTACGGAGCCTGTAGTTTCAACGCAATACGAAAAGGATGAGATTATGGAGGATAATGAGGGAGTTACAGAACATATGGCGGAAGAAACATTACTGCACATGGATGATGGCAATCCCACTTACGTATATGCAGTCGGTGGTGAACAAATGCAGCTACACGAATACATACATTGA
- the LOC120776653 gene encoding uncharacterized protein LOC120776653 isoform X2, protein MANARPHAHTIDKRAFWTEFFALYESLPALWDLSNPLYKDRQSKTHGYEMLVMKMREIDPHACREDVLRKINIFRTNYRRECTRIKASNQMGKRYNTSLWYFHMLDFLQSQEFRKERKRVPNSEKKILRRMARSHSDIEKVRSQLLESPHTSQDSSSEYKMQLNKYEYASDNGNETEEHLEAVQYLDENSFQQQFQNQFRTLTLPNQKQQHIITAPDDDDDIKTIGDADTEDYHEIINIDDSSHTADDMLDVKTVEDCSKNVTAESIASTPSELSQQLLTTRQIKKTPITGIIKEEARGRAVQSSRSGLAISESTEILAKSWAIQYEEMSQEQRIYARKAIAEILFEGCLGNLGRQQNVKTHVNATEPVVSTQYEKDEIMEDNEGVTEHMAEETLLHMDDGNPTYVYAVGGEQMQLHEYIH, encoded by the exons ATGGCGAATGCCCGCCCGCATGCACATACAATTGATAAGCGCGCTTTCTGGACAGAGTTTTTTGCGCTATACGAGAGTTTACCAGCGCTATGGGACCTGAGTAATCCGTTGTATAAGGATCGACAGAGTAAGACACATGGCTATGAGATGTTGGTAATGAAAATGCGCGAAATTGATCCGCATGCATGTCGGGAAGATGTTTTGCGCAAAATCAACATATTTCGTACCAATTATCGACGTGAATGTACACGCATTAAAGCGAGCAATCAAATGGGCAAACGGTATAACACCTCGCTCTGGTACTTTCACATGCTCGACTTTTTGCAGAGCCAAGAGTTTCGTAAAGAGCGAAAGCGTGTGCCGAATAGTGAGAAGAAAATCTTA CGGCGGATGGCGAGATCACATTCGGATATTGAGAAAGTAAGGTCACAGCTTTTGGAATCACCACACACATCACAAGACAGTTCCAGCGAATACAAAATGCAGCTCAACAAATACGAATATGCATCTGACAATGGTAACGAAACAGAGGAGCATTTAGAGGCGGTTCAGTATTTAGATGAGAATTCGTTTCAGCAGCAATTTCAGAATCAATTTCGTACACTTACATTACCCAACCAAAAGCAACAGCATATAATAACAGCGccagatgatgatgatgacatcAAAACGATTGGAGATGCAGACACCGAAGACTATCATGAAATCATCAACATTGATGATTCATCGCATACTGCCGACGATATGTTAGATGTAAAAACTGTCGAAGACTGTAGTAAGAATGTAACTGCTGAATCCATAGCATCTACGCCATCAGAACTGTCACAGCAACTGCTAACGACTAGACAAATCAAAAAGACACCCATAACTGGTATAATTAAAGAAGAGGCGAGAGGACGTGCGGTGCAATCATCTCGATCAGGTCTTGCTATTAGTGAATCTACAGAGATATTAGCGAAATCGTGGGCAATACAGTATGAAGAAATGTCCCAGGAGCAAAGAATTTATGCACGCAAAGCGATAGCTGAAATACTTTTTGAAGGTTGCCTTGGAAATTTAGGACGTCAACAAAATGTCAAAACACATGTTAATGCTACGGAGCCTGTAGTTTCAACGCAATACGAAAAGGATGAGATTATGGAGGATAATGAGGGAGTTACAGAACATATGGCGGAAGAAACATTACTGCACATGGATGATGGCAATCCCACTTACGTATATGCAGTCGGTGGTGAACAAATGCAGCTACACGAATACATACATTGA